One genomic window of Ilyobacter polytropus DSM 2926 includes the following:
- a CDS encoding RrF2 family transcriptional regulator: MKISTRIRYGLRALVYIAEQNRDFDRLVRIKEISKDQNISVQYLEQILFKLKKENIIEGKRGPNGGYKLIGDPKKINVFRLYEILDSDVKIVDCNENTENKSCVEEKCRTSCLWSRLDNALSDILKETTLDDLINNKEMM, from the coding sequence ATGAAAATAAGCACTAGAATCAGATATGGACTCAGAGCCTTGGTATACATTGCTGAACAAAATAGAGATTTTGATAGACTAGTAAGGATAAAAGAGATATCGAAGGACCAAAATATCTCTGTACAGTATTTAGAGCAGATATTATTTAAGCTTAAAAAGGAAAATATTATAGAGGGAAAAAGAGGACCTAACGGAGGGTATAAGCTGATAGGAGACCCCAAAAAAATAAATGTATTCAGACTTTATGAGATACTTGACTCAGATGTAAAAATCGTAGACTGCAATGAAAACACAGAGAATAAAAGTTGTGTAGAGGAAAAGTGCAGAACATCGTGTCTTTGGAGCAGGCTAGATAATGCTCTAAGTGATATTCTAAAAGAGACTACACTTGATGACCTTATTAACAATAAAGAAATGATGTAG
- the ruvB gene encoding Holliday junction branch migration DNA helicase RuvB, with amino-acid sequence MDRVLSAGEFENEVDIQKSLRPKRFDEYIGQDNLKQKMSIFIEAAKRRGEAVDHVLLYGPPGLGKTTLAGVIATEMGVNLKITSGPVLDKAGDLAAILTSLEENDILFIDEIHRLNTSVEEILYPAMEDRELDIIIGKGPSARSIRIELPNFTLIGATTRAGLLSSPLRDRFGVVHRMDYYKSEELIKIILRGGSILGVDVRLEGAEEIAFRSRGTPRISNRLLKRVRDYAEIRGDGVVTKPLAKEAMSLLGIDSFGLDELDREILGAVIENYGGGPVGIETLSLVLGEDRKTLEEVYEPYLVKIGFIKRTHRGRVVTPKAYEHLNIKEKNQK; translated from the coding sequence ATGGACAGAGTGCTATCTGCCGGAGAATTTGAAAACGAGGTTGATATTCAAAAGAGTTTGAGACCAAAGAGATTTGATGAATATATAGGACAGGATAACCTCAAACAAAAGATGTCTATTTTTATAGAGGCTGCTAAAAGAAGAGGAGAAGCTGTGGATCATGTGTTGCTTTACGGTCCTCCGGGACTAGGTAAAACAACACTGGCAGGAGTTATAGCAACAGAGATGGGGGTCAACCTCAAGATAACTTCTGGGCCTGTATTAGATAAGGCAGGAGACCTAGCTGCAATACTAACATCCTTAGAGGAAAACGATATATTGTTTATAGATGAAATCCACAGGCTGAACACCTCTGTAGAAGAGATACTATACCCAGCTATGGAAGACAGGGAGCTTGACATAATAATAGGAAAGGGTCCCTCTGCCCGTTCTATAAGGATAGAACTTCCTAATTTTACACTTATAGGGGCCACCACCAGAGCCGGACTTCTGAGCTCGCCTTTGAGGGACAGGTTTGGAGTGGTTCACAGGATGGATTACTATAAAAGTGAAGAACTTATAAAAATAATACTAAGAGGCGGAAGCATATTAGGGGTTGACGTAAGGTTAGAAGGAGCCGAAGAGATAGCTTTTAGAAGCAGAGGAACTCCTAGAATCTCTAACAGACTTCTGAAAAGAGTAAGAGACTATGCTGAGATAAGAGGAGACGGAGTTGTAACCAAACCTCTTGCTAAAGAAGCTATGAGTTTACTAGGAATTGATTCGTTCGGACTAGACGAACTTGACAGGGAGATACTAGGTGCAGTGATTGAAAATTACGGCGGAGGACCTGTAGGGATAGAGACTCTGTCTCTTGTTTTGGGTGAGGACAGAAAAACCCTCGAAGAGGTCTATGAGCCCTACCTTGTGAAGATAGGCTTTATAAAAAGAACCCACAGAGGAAGAGTGGTAACCCCAAAAGCCTATGAACATTTAAATATAAAGGAGAAAAATCAAAAATGA
- a CDS encoding DUF445 domain-containing protein — MLIKGILIVLIGSLIGWVTNFFAIKMLFRPHREINILGFKIQGLIPKRRTEIAESIAETIDAELISMKDITATLDSIEIEDEIDKIVDVVVDTKLKKEIMAKFPMAGMFLNGSLMDKIKGIVKEAIEENKNEFVGIVINKLEENVDIKKMVVDKMEGFSLDYMEEMTFKIAKNELRHIEVVGAVLGAIIGAVQFGVSYFL; from the coding sequence ATGTTGATAAAGGGAATTTTGATTGTACTGATAGGATCCTTGATAGGATGGGTTACGAATTTTTTTGCCATTAAGATGCTGTTTAGACCTCACAGAGAGATAAATATTTTGGGGTTTAAAATACAGGGACTGATACCTAAAAGAAGGACAGAAATTGCCGAAAGCATAGCTGAAACAATAGATGCAGAGCTAATATCGATGAAAGATATAACTGCAACACTTGATTCTATAGAGATAGAAGACGAAATAGATAAGATAGTAGACGTTGTGGTAGACACAAAACTTAAAAAAGAGATAATGGCTAAGTTTCCAATGGCAGGGATGTTTTTGAACGGATCCCTTATGGACAAGATCAAGGGCATCGTTAAAGAGGCTATAGAAGAAAATAAAAATGAGTTTGTGGGAATAGTAATAAACAAGTTAGAGGAAAATGTAGACATAAAAAAAATGGTAGTGGATAAAATGGAAGGGTTTTCTCTGGATTACATGGAGGAGATGACTTTTAAAATAGCAAAGAATGAACTGAGACATATAGAGGTTGTAGGAGCGGTATTAGGTGCAATTATAGGTGCGGTTCAGTTTGGAGTAAGTTACTTTTTGTAG